In Macadamia integrifolia cultivar HAES 741 chromosome 13, SCU_Mint_v3, whole genome shotgun sequence, one DNA window encodes the following:
- the LOC122060201 gene encoding protein DJ-1 homolog B — translation MALRHLSPLSPRLHPSPFIRFSGTRTPLFSTSRKSFTVATMASVVRKVLVPVADGTEPLEAVNMIDILRRGGADVTVASVEKELQVDACHGVKLIADALVSDCAGKDYDLISLPGGMPGAAHLRDCTILEGLTKKHVDDGRLYAAICAAPAVALGSWGLLKGVKATCHPSFMDQLASTANVVESRVQKDGQAITSRGPGTSMEFSLVLVEQLYGKEKADEVSGAMVMRSNHGDEYDKITELNPVEWKFDSAPQILVPIANGTEEMEATMTIDILRRVGAKVVVASVEEKLEILASRKVKLVADMLLEEAAKLSYDLIVLPGGLGGAEAFASSEKLVNLLKRQMESNKPYGAICASPALVLEPHGLLKGKKATAYPAMCSKLSDQSEVANRVVVDGYLITSRGPGTAMEFALAIVEKFMGRKKALELAKTMVFMDP, via the exons ATGGCTTTACGCCACCTGTCGCCTCTCTCTCCTCGCTTGCACCCATCCCCATTTATAAGATTCTCTGGAACAAGAACTCCACTGTTCTCTACGTCTCGGAAGAGCTTTACTGTAGCAACGATGGCGTCTGTTGTGCGGAAG GTGCTGGTTCCGGTTGCAGATGGTACAGAACCGTTGGAGGCCGTGAACATGATCGATATCCTGCGAAGAGGTGGAGCTGACGTCACCGTTGCGTCCGTCGAGAAGGAGCTTCAAGTTGATGCCTGCCATGGAGTGAAACTAATCGCCGATGCTCTTGTTTCTGACTGTGCTGGAAAAGATTACGATCTCATTTCTCTACCT GGTGGAATGCCTGGTGCTGCTCATCTTCGAGATTGTACAATTCTAGAAGGGCTGACCAAAAAGCACGTGGACGATGGACGACTTTATGCTGCGATTTGTGCTGCACCTGCTGTTGCACTTGGCTCTTGGGGTTTGCTGAAGGGAGTAAAA GCAACTTGCCATCCATCATTCATGGATCAATTAGCATCGACTGCCAATGTAGTTGAATCGAGAGTCCAGAAGGATGGTCAAGCTATAACCAGTCGTGGACCTGGCACAAGCATGGAGTTTTCCCTGGTGCTGGTTGAGCAATTGTATGGGAAAGAAAAAGCTGATGAAGTTTCCGGGGCAATG GTTATGCGATCCAATCATGGGGACGAATATGACAAGATAACTGAGCTGAATCCAGTGGAGTGGAAATTCGACAGTGCTCCTCAG ATCCTTGTGCCAATTGCCAATGGCACAGAGGAGATGGAAGCTACCATGACTATTGATATTTTGCGGCGAGTGGGTGCAAAAGTGGTGGTTGCCTCTGTTGAAGAAAAACTAGAAATTCTGGCTTCCCGAAAAGTGAAACTTGTGGCAGATATGCTCCTTGAAGAGGCTGCAAAGTTGTCATATGACTTAATTGTTCTGCCT GGTGGGCTTGGTGGTGCCGAAGCATTTGCTAGTTCAGAGAAACTGGTAAACCTACTAAAAAGGCAGATGGAATCAAATAAACCATATGGTGCCATATGTGCATCTCCAGCTTTAGTACTGGAGCCTCATGGTTTACTCAAG GGTAAGAAGGCCACGGCTTATCCAGCAATGTGCAGCAAGCTTTCTGATCAGAGTGAGGTTGCGAATCGGGTCGTGGTTGATGGCTATCTTATCACCAGCAGAGGTCCAGGGACTGCCATGGAGTTTGCACTGGCTATTGTGGAGAAGTTTATGGGACGTAAGAAGGCATTAGAACTTGCAAAGACTATGGTTTTCATGGACCCATAG